A stretch of the Thiomicrorhabdus indica genome encodes the following:
- a CDS encoding GNAT family N-acetyltransferase — protein sequence MNFKLLIRDDEPQITRLFTETFTHSEGQEEGELIGHLAKELAHLIDQKEVYCFAAVTAQSIQGIIFFSQLDYQTEESVFMLAPVAVHPDFQAQGIGQALIKYGLSALKNLKVEIAVTYGDPNFYSKVGFSPITEATLQAPMPLSMPPGWLAQSLKDSTAPIKSLHTKPKCVVPFQNPDYW from the coding sequence ATGAATTTCAAACTATTAATCCGTGACGATGAACCTCAAATCACGCGACTTTTTACTGAAACTTTTACCCATTCAGAAGGACAAGAAGAAGGTGAATTGATTGGCCACCTTGCAAAGGAGTTGGCACACTTAATCGACCAAAAAGAAGTTTACTGTTTTGCTGCGGTTACTGCACAAAGTATTCAAGGAATTATCTTCTTCAGCCAACTCGACTATCAAACAGAAGAAAGCGTTTTTATGCTTGCTCCAGTCGCTGTGCATCCAGATTTTCAAGCACAAGGCATTGGGCAAGCTCTGATCAAATATGGACTGAGTGCCCTAAAAAATCTCAAGGTTGAGATCGCGGTAACCTATGGAGATCCAAACTTTTACAGCAAAGTTGGATTCTCACCGATTACAGAAGCAACACTTCAAGCCCCTATGCCACTTTCCATGCCTCCAGGTTGGCTTGCACAGTCTCTTAAGGATTCCACTGCACCCATAAAATCTCTTCATACAAAACCTAAATGCGTCGTCCCATTTCAAAACCCTGACTATTGGTAA
- a CDS encoding DUF1841 family protein, giving the protein MLYTSERDKLRQFYVDCWQKARMNMPMDPMEQMVARVIEMHPEYHKMLENEKLGNEYKPEDGETNPFLHMGMHLGLQEQVVMDRPAGIKLIYQQLGEKIGDVMATEHAMMDCLGEMMWQAQKNQAEPDEQAYLACLKTLLLKYG; this is encoded by the coding sequence ATGCTTTATACTTCTGAAAGAGATAAATTACGTCAGTTTTATGTCGATTGTTGGCAAAAAGCCCGAATGAATATGCCAATGGATCCGATGGAACAAATGGTGGCTCGCGTCATTGAAATGCATCCCGAATACCACAAAATGCTTGAGAACGAAAAGCTTGGAAATGAATACAAACCAGAAGACGGCGAGACTAATCCGTTTTTACATATGGGAATGCATTTAGGGCTTCAAGAACAAGTGGTGATGGATCGACCGGCCGGTATCAAATTAATTTATCAACAACTGGGTGAAAAAATCGGCGATGTCATGGCAACCGAACACGCCATGATGGACTGCCTAGGTGAAATGATGTGGCAAGCACAAAAAAATCAGGCTGAACCCGATGAACAAGCCTATTTAGCCTGTTTAAAAACACTGCTTTTAAAATACGGATAA